TCCAGTACTTCGACCCGAAGACGAAGGCCAGCAGCCCGGCCGAGGTCTCCGCCGCGCTGACCAAGGCGCTGCCCTCTGGCATCTCCGCGCTCAAGCAGTCCACGGCGGAGGACAAGGACGTGCTGGCCGTCACCCAGAAGACGGCGACCGCCCACGACCTCACCACCATCTCCGACCTCGCCCCGGTGGCCGGCACGATGGCACTGGGCGCACCGCCGGAGTGGAAGACCCGGGTCAACGGCGTGGTCGGGCTGAAGAGCGTCTACGGGTTGTCCTTCAAGAAGTTCGTCTCGCTGGACGCCGGAGGCCCGCTGACCCTCGCCGCCATCACCAACAACCAGGTGCAGGTCGGTGACCTGACCAGCACGGACCCCGCCATCGCCAAGAACAAGCTCGTCACCCTCAAGGACGACAAGAACCTCTTCCTGGCCGAGAACATCCTGCCCGTCATCAACAAGGACAAGGTCACCCCCACCGTCACCAGCACCCTCAACGCCGTGTCCGCGGCGCTGACCACCGAGGGACTCATGGAGCTGAACAGCAAGGTCGCCAAGCTCGACGACATGAGCGACGTCGCCAAGGCCTGGCTCACGTCCGCCGGTCTGAGCTGATCTCCATCGCCTTCTCAGCCTCGTCTCAATTCTCTCGCTAATCTGGGTCTTCGAACTTGAGCGGCGTGCCCTTCGTGTGCGCTGACTGACAGTCACTGCATGGTGGTGGGTGGGCTGTTGGTGGCCCTGGACGCAGGACGCCCGTGGTCCTGGGTGATCATTTCTGTTCTCTAGGCAGAATGATCGTCTGGGAGCCACGGGCTTGGTCAACGATACGACGTTGCTGCTGGACCTCGACGGGGTGTCCGTCATGCGGGTCGAGCGGCTTCAGTGCGGTGGGCGCCGGGTCCATCTGGCCACGGCGGATGCCTCGGCCCGGGCCTGCCCGGCCTGCGGGGTCTTCGCCTCCTGCGTGAAGGGCTGGGCGGCCCCCCGGCCACGTGATCTGCCCTACGGGGAGGGCGGGCTGGAGTTCGTCTGGCACAAGCGGCGCTGGTGGTGCCGTGAGACGGCCTGTCCACGGCGGTCGTTCACCGAGCGGATCGAGCAGATACCGGCCGGGGCCCGGATCACCGGGCGGCTGCGGGCCGCGTCCGGGCGGCGTGTGCGGGATGCCGGCTCCACGGTCATCCAGGCGGCCCGTGATCTGCACCTGTCCTGGCCGACCGTGATGAACGCCTTCCGCGCCGCCGCCCGCGAGGCCGTCGAGGCTCCGCTGCCCGAGGTCGAGGTGCTGGGCATCGATGAGACCAGGCGCGGCAAGCCCCGCTGGGAACAGGACCCGGACACCGGGAAGTGGAAGATGACCAGGGACCGCTGGCACACCGGGTTCGTCGACGACCTCGGATCCGGCGGACTGCTCGGGCAGGTCGAGGGCCGCACCGTCGCCGACGTACTGGCCTGGCTCTCCCCCCCTGACCTGGAGGAAAGCCATCCGATACGTCGCCATCGACATGTCGGCCACCTACCGGGCCGCGATCCGCACCGGCCTGCCCGAGGCCACCGTCGTGGTCGATCACTTTCATGTGGTGCAGCTCGCGAACAAGATGCTCTCCCTGGTCCGGCGCCGCACCACCACCGAGCTCCGCGGTCGGCGCGGACGAGCCAGTGACCCCGAGTGGAAAGCCCGACGCCGCCTGCTCCGCAACCGCAAGGACCTCAGCCACGAGCAGTTCGAGCGCATGTGGAACCCGCTGCTGGACGAAGGGAAGATCGGGCAGACACTGCTGACGGCGTGGATCGCCAAGGAAAGCCTCGCCCTGGCCCGCACCGACGCGAACCGCAGCCAAGTGGGCCATGCCCGCTGGAAGTTCCTCACCTGGTGCGCGGACGCAGACATCCCCGAAGTCCGCACCCTCGCCGCCACCGTCGACCGCTGGTGGCCCGAGATCGAGGCGTTCATCAACACCGGACACAGCAACGCCAAGAGCGAAGGCATCAACCGCGTGATCAAGCTCGTCGCCCGCCACGCGTTCGGCTTCCGCAACGCCGACAGCCAGCGACTACCGACACCTTGCGTCACCACACGGCGAGCCCGCGGACACCTCCGCACCGCTTGACTTCGAAGACCCGGCAACGGCGAGCGCGAATCCGAAACCCAGCTCGCCGGACTGCACCGTCTTGTAGTGGCGCGTCGGGTTCAAGCCCTTCTCGGCCACGAGGGCGCCGAAGTGGTGGCGGAGATCGGCTCCGAGGTGACCTCCGTCGCCGTCGGCGACCGGGGCATCGGCACCGTGGGCGCTGTGTGCGGCACCTGCTGGTACTGCGTCCGCGACATGACCCACCTCTGCGACAACAGCATGGCCATGACCTCGGCGACGCGCGTCAAAAGGACCGACGGCACGGAGGTTCCAGCCTTCGTCGGCCTCGGCACCTTCGCCGAGGCGATGACCGTGCACGAGGCAAGCGTGGTCCCCGTGACCACGGACCTGCCGGACGAACAGCTCGCGCTGATCGGATGCGCCATCACCACCGGCCTGGGGGCGGTGTTCAACACGGCTCAGGTGAAGCCGGGTTCGAGCGTCGTGGTCATCGGCTCCGGCGGTGTCGGTCAGGCGGTGATCCAAGGCGCGCGGATCGCCGGTGCCGCCCGGATCATCGCTGTCGATCCCCTGGAGAACAAGCGGTCGGCCGCGCTCGGTTCCGGCGCGACGGACACGATCGACCCCACGAGCGCCGACCTGGTCGACGAAGTCCGGCGTCTCACCGGCGGACGCGGCGCCGACTACACCTTCGAAGTGGTGGGCAACCCCACGACCATCACCCAGGCGTGGGACACCGCCCGCCGCGGCGGGACGGTCGCCCTCGTCGGAATGCCGGCCGCCGACGCAATGATCACCATGCCCGCGTTTTCCCTGGCCTCGGACGACAAACGGCTGTGCGGCAGCCTCTACGGCGGTACGCAGGCCCGGCGGGACATTCCGCTGATCGTGGAGTTGGCGGAGACAGGGCGCCTCTATCTCGCGTCGATGGTCACGCGCCGCGTACCACTGCACGAGGTGAACGACGCCATTCGAGCGTTGGAGGCGGGTGAGCAGATCCGCACCGTCGTCGTATGACCCTCTGAAGTCAATCCAACCTCCATGGAGGCCAGCGCCGCACGCGGAGCTGGCCTCCGGGCTTCTTCCCCTCACCCACGAAGAGGAACACCTGTGCCCTGCGACGCGTCGCTTTCCGCTGTCCCCCACGTCCTGCTTGTCGGAGCTGGAGCAATGGGCGTCATAACCGGATACCAGCTGCAGTTAGCCTGCGCCGAAGTGACGTTCCTGGTACGGCCGGCACGCGTGGAGAAGCTGTCGCGACCCCAGACGCTCTACTCCTAGGACGGCGCGACCGTGAATCACTCCGCTGGCTACCGGGTGATTTCGGATGTCTCGGAAGTCGCCGACCAGACCTATGAGTACGGCATCGTCACCCTCGACGGCGCCTCCTCGTACTCCGTTGAGGGCACCACACTGCTGAACCACCTTGGCGACGGCGTCCGTGGAAGCTTCGCCACCGTTGTCATCGGAGGCATCGTGGTGCCGAGAGATCGGCCGGCAGGTCGACCTCGTTGGGCATCGGCACCCGTGATCCCGCTGGACCACGACATCCCGGGTCAGAGTGGGGGACAGCTTCTGCGCTCGATGAGATGGCTGATCAGGTTCACCACGGATGCTTCGTCCGTCAGCGCGGTCCTTTCCGGACGCCGGA
This window of the Streptomyces sp. NBC_01275 genome carries:
- a CDS encoding ABC transporter substrate-binding protein, which translates into the protein MNSASTRSKKLLGLAALTATGALVLTACGSGGDPMSTSATAGASSAADTITVGSANFTESQLLATIYAEALKAKGVKVKTRLNIGSRETYIPALKDGSIDLLPEYTGALLQYFDPKTKASSPAEVSAALTKALPSGISALKQSTAEDKDVLAVTQKTATAHDLTTISDLAPVAGTMALGAPPEWKTRVNGVVGLKSVYGLSFKKFVSLDAGGPLTLAAITNNQVQVGDLTSTDPAIAKNKLVTLKDDKNLFLAENILPVINKDKVTPTVTSTLNAVSAALTTEGLMELNSKVAKLDDMSDVAKAWLTSAGLS
- a CDS encoding transposase, with the translated sequence MSATYRAAIRTGLPEATVVVDHFHVVQLANKMLSLVRRRTTTELRGRRGRASDPEWKARRRLLRNRKDLSHEQFERMWNPLLDEGKIGQTLLTAWIAKESLALARTDANRSQVGHARWKFLTWCADADIPEVRTLAATVDRWWPEIEAFINTGHSNAKSEGINRVIKLVARHAFGFRNADSQRLPTPCVTTRRARGHLRTA
- a CDS encoding zinc-binding dehydrogenase, translated to MARRVQALLGHEGAEVVAEIGSEVTSVAVGDRGIGTVGAVCGTCWYCVRDMTHLCDNSMAMTSATRVKRTDGTEVPAFVGLGTFAEAMTVHEASVVPVTTDLPDEQLALIGCAITTGLGAVFNTAQVKPGSSVVVIGSGGVGQAVIQGARIAGAARIIAVDPLENKRSAALGSGATDTIDPTSADLVDEVRRLTGGRGADYTFEVVGNPTTITQAWDTARRGGTVALVGMPAADAMITMPAFSLASDDKRLCGSLYGGTQARRDIPLIVELAETGRLYLASMVTRRVPLHEVNDAIRALEAGEQIRTVVV
- a CDS encoding 2-dehydropantoate 2-reductase N-terminal domain-containing protein yields the protein MEASAARGAGLRASSPHPRRGTPVPCDASLSAVPHVLLVGAGAMGVITGYQLQLACAEVTFLVRPARVEKLSRPQTLYS